In Xiphophorus maculatus strain JP 163 A chromosome 2, X_maculatus-5.0-male, whole genome shotgun sequence, one genomic interval encodes:
- the edc3 gene encoding enhancer of mRNA-decapping protein 3, producing the protein MASDWLGSLVSLNCGPTLGVYQGEVSSVDQSSQTISLRQPFHNGVKCPVPEVTFSAIDIQELKILDIRNFNARAASSVAAKGNAVPVAVPKGDPRSVEKLNSPQQCSKSYGERHLDALGQPKGFRRRHNSWSSTSRGANQATPKKNGVKNGQMKNRDDECFGDGMDDGLDTDFDFEGNLALFDKAAVFSEIDTTERRNGARSRGTPQDQTPTRYRHDENILEVKPIVYRQIVVPQSGHKEYCTDSGLVVPSISYELHKRLLSAAERYGLTLERRLEMTGVCASQMTLTLLGGPNRFTPKNLHQRPTVALLCGPHVQGAQGISCGRHLANHEVEVILFLPNFVKMLDAVTSELTLFNKTGGKQVSSIKDLPDTPVDLIINCLDCHENTFLMDQPWYRAAADWANQNRAPVLSLDPPVSGQGHAVEAKWSLSLCLPLPLAEGAGRVYLCDIGVPLQVFQEVGIKYHSPFGCKFVIPLHSA; encoded by the exons ATGGCCTCGGACTGGTTGGGTAGTTTGGTGTCTCTTAACTGTGGACCAACGCTGGGAGTTTATCAAGGAGAAGTGTCATCTGTGGACCAGTCCAGCCAGACCATCTCCTTACGACAACCTTTCCACAATGGGGTCAAATGTCCCGTTCCTGAGGTCACATTCAG tgcCATTGATATACAAGAACTAAAAATTTTGGACATCAGAAACTTTAATGCCAGGGCAGCTTCCAGTGTTGCTGCAAAGGGAAACGCTGTCCCAGTTGCCGTTCCAAAGGGGGATCCCAGATCTGTGGAGAAGCTGAACTCTCCACAGCAGTGCTCTAAAAGTTACGGAGAACGTCACCTGGATGCACTGGGTCAACCTAAAGGCTTTCGTCGAAGACATAACTCCT GGTCGTCCACCAGTCGAGGGGCAAACCAAGCGACGCCGAAAAAGAATGGAGTGAAAAACGGGCAGATGAAAAACAGAGACGACGAGTGCTTCGGCGACGGCATGGATGACGGGCTGGATACGGATTTTGATTTTGAAGGAAACCTGGCACTGTTCGacaaagctgcagttttctcAGAGATTGACACCACAGAGCGACGTAACGGCGCGAGGTCGCGTGGCACGCCTCAGGATCAGACGCCCACACGGTACCGCCACGACGAGAACATCCTGGAGGTCAAACCGATTGTTTATAGACAGATTGTTGTACCACAGTCTGGGCACAAAGAGTACTGCACTG ACTCTGGACTTGTTGTTCCGAGTATTTCCTATGAGCTCCACAAGCGTCTGTTGTCTGCTGCCGAGCGCTACGGCCTGACGCTGGAGCGGAGACTGGAGATGACTGGAGTGTGTGCCAGCCAGATGACACTCACGTTGTTAGGAGGGCCCAACAG ATTTACACCCAAAAACCTCCATCAGCGGCCCACGGTGGCGCTGCTGTGTGGGCCTCATGTTCAGGGAGCGCAGGGCATCAGCTGCGGCCGCCACCTGGCCAACCACGAAGTGGAGGTCATACTGTTTCTGCCCAACTTCGTCAAGATGCTCGACGCCGTGACAAGCGAGCTGACGCTTTTCAACAAGACCGGCGGCAAACAGGTGTCCAGCATCAAAG ATCTCCCAGACACCCCAGTGGATCTAATCATAAACTGTCTGGACTGCCACGAGAACACATTCCTGATGGACCAGCCTTGGTACCGGGCGGCTGCGGACTGGGCCAACCAGAACAGAGCGCCGGTGCTCAGCCTGGACCCCCCTGTAAGCGGGCAGGGCCATGCAGTCGAGGCCAAGTGGTCGCTGTCGCTCTGCCTGCCCCTTCCTCTGGCCGAAGGCGCCGGCAGAGTTTACCTGTGCGACATCGGTGTTCCTCTGCAGGTGTTCCAGGAAGTGGGAATCAAGTACCACTCTCCGTTTGGTTGTAAATTCGTCATCCCCCTGCACTCCGCTTAA
- the LOC111610968 gene encoding putative leucine-rich repeat-containing protein DDB_G0290503 isoform X3, producing the protein MEALREAEARAATLQEERNKALQDLQTSAETQKMLINQMEEMEKKVSDVVTKPKENSEVNEQLRQELEVMKKHLAESQHQLQELNEERNIKLRQITDQIREKENLLTERNPGGHDALNESTGNNNQCRTSTEDLDLENQKLQNHCVCLEEKLKEKEKMLQMHEKMYQKKDEMRLLRIKELEDLASHWTEKWQNVALNLRSTQDELEELKRNCTIDTRESGSLLRCEQETGSDLVQTLHKDTQTDLSESSLTPDSTCSSNKSPQLWSQNSEVQRLKQKLSETEREVNEREHDLRTMERLREMERAEAQIRISALELKLMKKASEVCQNGGGVQADVSNPASMHEQQDEWREKLDETQHLNPPVLHKHPNQRQTFSHSEGKNKTLWTEDKKNKTICLVDQEVEQQRRMVTEQLKSLFKEREGKEARFADTQPVAQSGSSSTQDWTPTSLVIRAAADRRNWQPGSALMPVLEEDEENGDWSGVDEGEVKQEAHAEVKPSNCRFKNIYI; encoded by the exons atggaggctctgagagaaGCTGAGGCGAGAGCCGCAACTCTCCAAGAAGAACGAAACAAAGCTCTCCAGGATCTCCAGACTTCTGCTGAG ACGCAGAAGATGCTGATTAATCAAATGgaggagatggaaaaaaaagtcagtgacGTCGTCACTAAACCAAAGGAGAACTCAGAG GTAAATGAACAATTGAGACAAGAACTGGAAGTGATGAAGAAACATCTGGCTGAGTCACAACATCAACTGCAGGAGCTAAACGAGgagagaaacataaaattaagaCAGATCACAGATCAGATCAGAGAAAAGGAGAATCTGCTGACTGAAAGAAACCCAGGAGGACATGATGCATTAAATGAATCAACAGGAAACAACAACCAGTGCAG AACATCTACAGAAGATTTGGACCTAGAAAATCAGAAACTGCAGAACCATTGTGTCTGTTTGGAAGAAAAGCtcaaagagaaggaaaagatgCTGCAAATGCACgagaaaatgtatcaaaaaaaggatgaaatgaGACTCCTGCGCATTAAAGAACTAGAAGATTTGGCCTCACACTGGacagaaaaatggcaaaatgttgctttgaaCCTTCGGTCCACACAAGACGAGTTAGAAGAACTGAAGAGAAACTGCACCATTGATACA AGAGAATCTGGGTCTTTACTGAGGTGTGAACAGGAAACAG GTAGTGATTTGGTGCAGACTCTTcacaaagacacacagacaga CCTTTCAGAATCCTCTTTAACGCCAGACTCCACATGCAGCAGTAATAAATCTCCTCAG CTTTGGTCGCAAAACAGCGAGGTTCAGAGGCTGAAGCAAAAActttcagaaacagaaagggAAGTGAATGAAAG AGAGCATGATTTGAGGACTATGGAACGGCTAAGAGAGATGGAAAGAGCTGAGGCTCAAATTAGGATTTCTGCTCTTGAGCTCAAG CTCATGAAAAAGGCGTCTGAAGTTTGTCAAAACGGTGGAGGAGTTCAGGCGGATGTGTCAAACCCGGCCTCAATGCACGAGCAACAAGACG AGTGGAGGGAAAAGTTGGATGAGACACAGCACCTAAATCCTCCAGTCCTCCACAAACATCCAAACCAGAGGCAGACGTTTTCCCACAGTGAG GgtaaaaataagactttgtgGACTGAAGACAAGAAGAATAAAACCATCTGCCTTGTTGACCAAGAGGTGGAGCAGCAGAGAAGAATGGTCACTGAGCAG TTAAAGAGCTTGTTTAAGGAGCGAGAAGGAAAGGAGGCGAGATTTGCTGATACACAACCAGTTGCTCAAAGTGGATCCTCCTCAACTCAGGACTGGACTCCCACATCTCTGGTTATTAGG GCTGCAGCAGACAGGAGAAATTGGCAGCCTGGCTCGGCTTTAATGCCGGTgttggaggaggatgaggagaacGGTGACTGGTCAGGAGTGGATGAAGGGGAAGTAAAACAGGAAGCCCACGCTGAGGTAAAACCTTCAAACTGcaggtttaaaaatatatatatttaa
- the LOC111610968 gene encoding putative leucine-rich repeat-containing protein DDB_G0290503 isoform X2: MEALREAEARAATLQEERNKALQDLQTSAETQKMLINQMEEMEKKVSDVVTKPKENSEVNEQLRQELEVMKKHLAESQHQLQELNEERNIKLRQITDQIREKENLLTERNPGGHDALNESTGNNNQCRTSTEDLDLENQKLQNHCVCLEEKLKEKEKMLQMHEKMYQKKDEMRLLRIKELEDLASHWTEKWQNVALNLRSTQDELEELKRNCTIDTRESGSLLRCEQETGSDLVQTLHKDTQTDLSESSLTPDSTCSSNKSPQVTRCSSHKQTFNVKVLKNVNVNLSIHNPQLWSQNSEVQRLKQKLSETEREVNEREHDLRTMERLREMERAEAQIRISALELKLMKKASEVCQNGGGVQADVSNPASMHEQQDEWREKLDETQHLNPPVLHKHPNQRQTFSHSEGKNKTLWTEDKKNKTICLVDQEVEQQRRMVTEQLKSLFKEREGKEARFADTQPVAQSGSSSTQDWTPTSLVIRAAADRRNWQPGSALMPVLEEDEENGDWSGVDEGEVKQEAHAEC; the protein is encoded by the exons atggaggctctgagagaaGCTGAGGCGAGAGCCGCAACTCTCCAAGAAGAACGAAACAAAGCTCTCCAGGATCTCCAGACTTCTGCTGAG ACGCAGAAGATGCTGATTAATCAAATGgaggagatggaaaaaaaagtcagtgacGTCGTCACTAAACCAAAGGAGAACTCAGAG GTAAATGAACAATTGAGACAAGAACTGGAAGTGATGAAGAAACATCTGGCTGAGTCACAACATCAACTGCAGGAGCTAAACGAGgagagaaacataaaattaagaCAGATCACAGATCAGATCAGAGAAAAGGAGAATCTGCTGACTGAAAGAAACCCAGGAGGACATGATGCATTAAATGAATCAACAGGAAACAACAACCAGTGCAG AACATCTACAGAAGATTTGGACCTAGAAAATCAGAAACTGCAGAACCATTGTGTCTGTTTGGAAGAAAAGCtcaaagagaaggaaaagatgCTGCAAATGCACgagaaaatgtatcaaaaaaaggatgaaatgaGACTCCTGCGCATTAAAGAACTAGAAGATTTGGCCTCACACTGGacagaaaaatggcaaaatgttgctttgaaCCTTCGGTCCACACAAGACGAGTTAGAAGAACTGAAGAGAAACTGCACCATTGATACA AGAGAATCTGGGTCTTTACTGAGGTGTGAACAGGAAACAG GTAGTGATTTGGTGCAGACTCTTcacaaagacacacagacaga CCTTTCAGAATCCTCTTTAACGCCAGACTCCACATGCAGCAGTAATAAATCTCCTCAGGTAACAAGATGTTCCTctcacaaacaaacatttaatgttaaagtgttaaaaaatgtaaatgttaacCTGAGCATACACAATCCTCAGCTTTGGTCGCAAAACAGCGAGGTTCAGAGGCTGAAGCAAAAActttcagaaacagaaagggAAGTGAATGAAAG AGAGCATGATTTGAGGACTATGGAACGGCTAAGAGAGATGGAAAGAGCTGAGGCTCAAATTAGGATTTCTGCTCTTGAGCTCAAG CTCATGAAAAAGGCGTCTGAAGTTTGTCAAAACGGTGGAGGAGTTCAGGCGGATGTGTCAAACCCGGCCTCAATGCACGAGCAACAAGACG AGTGGAGGGAAAAGTTGGATGAGACACAGCACCTAAATCCTCCAGTCCTCCACAAACATCCAAACCAGAGGCAGACGTTTTCCCACAGTGAG GgtaaaaataagactttgtgGACTGAAGACAAGAAGAATAAAACCATCTGCCTTGTTGACCAAGAGGTGGAGCAGCAGAGAAGAATGGTCACTGAGCAG TTAAAGAGCTTGTTTAAGGAGCGAGAAGGAAAGGAGGCGAGATTTGCTGATACACAACCAGTTGCTCAAAGTGGATCCTCCTCAACTCAGGACTGGACTCCCACATCTCTGGTTATTAGG GCTGCAGCAGACAGGAGAAATTGGCAGCCTGGCTCGGCTTTAATGCCGGTgttggaggaggatgaggagaacGGTGACTGGTCAGGAGTGGATGAAGGGGAAGTAAAACAGGAAGCCCACGCTGAG tgcTAA
- the LOC111610968 gene encoding putative leucine-rich repeat-containing protein DDB_G0290503 isoform X1, which produces MEALREAEARAATLQEERNKALQDLQTSAETQKMLINQMEEMEKKVSDVVTKPKENSEVNEQLRQELEVMKKHLAESQHQLQELNEERNIKLRQITDQIREKENLLTERNPGGHDALNESTGNNNQCRTSTEDLDLENQKLQNHCVCLEEKLKEKEKMLQMHEKMYQKKDEMRLLRIKELEDLASHWTEKWQNVALNLRSTQDELEELKRNCTIDTRESGSLLRCEQETGSDLVQTLHKDTQTDLSESSLTPDSTCSSNKSPQVTRCSSHKQTFNVKVLKNVNVNLSIHNPQLWSQNSEVQRLKQKLSETEREVNEREHDLRTMERLREMERAEAQIRISALELKLMKKASEVCQNGGGVQADVSNPASMHEQQDEWREKLDETQHLNPPVLHKHPNQRQTFSHSEGKNKTLWTEDKKNKTICLVDQEVEQQRRMVTEQLKSLFKEREGKEARFADTQPVAQSGSSSTQDWTPTSLVIRAAADRRNWQPGSALMPVLEEDEENGDWSGVDEGEVKQEAHAEVKPSNCRFKNIYI; this is translated from the exons atggaggctctgagagaaGCTGAGGCGAGAGCCGCAACTCTCCAAGAAGAACGAAACAAAGCTCTCCAGGATCTCCAGACTTCTGCTGAG ACGCAGAAGATGCTGATTAATCAAATGgaggagatggaaaaaaaagtcagtgacGTCGTCACTAAACCAAAGGAGAACTCAGAG GTAAATGAACAATTGAGACAAGAACTGGAAGTGATGAAGAAACATCTGGCTGAGTCACAACATCAACTGCAGGAGCTAAACGAGgagagaaacataaaattaagaCAGATCACAGATCAGATCAGAGAAAAGGAGAATCTGCTGACTGAAAGAAACCCAGGAGGACATGATGCATTAAATGAATCAACAGGAAACAACAACCAGTGCAG AACATCTACAGAAGATTTGGACCTAGAAAATCAGAAACTGCAGAACCATTGTGTCTGTTTGGAAGAAAAGCtcaaagagaaggaaaagatgCTGCAAATGCACgagaaaatgtatcaaaaaaaggatgaaatgaGACTCCTGCGCATTAAAGAACTAGAAGATTTGGCCTCACACTGGacagaaaaatggcaaaatgttgctttgaaCCTTCGGTCCACACAAGACGAGTTAGAAGAACTGAAGAGAAACTGCACCATTGATACA AGAGAATCTGGGTCTTTACTGAGGTGTGAACAGGAAACAG GTAGTGATTTGGTGCAGACTCTTcacaaagacacacagacaga CCTTTCAGAATCCTCTTTAACGCCAGACTCCACATGCAGCAGTAATAAATCTCCTCAGGTAACAAGATGTTCCTctcacaaacaaacatttaatgttaaagtgttaaaaaatgtaaatgttaacCTGAGCATACACAATCCTCAGCTTTGGTCGCAAAACAGCGAGGTTCAGAGGCTGAAGCAAAAActttcagaaacagaaagggAAGTGAATGAAAG AGAGCATGATTTGAGGACTATGGAACGGCTAAGAGAGATGGAAAGAGCTGAGGCTCAAATTAGGATTTCTGCTCTTGAGCTCAAG CTCATGAAAAAGGCGTCTGAAGTTTGTCAAAACGGTGGAGGAGTTCAGGCGGATGTGTCAAACCCGGCCTCAATGCACGAGCAACAAGACG AGTGGAGGGAAAAGTTGGATGAGACACAGCACCTAAATCCTCCAGTCCTCCACAAACATCCAAACCAGAGGCAGACGTTTTCCCACAGTGAG GgtaaaaataagactttgtgGACTGAAGACAAGAAGAATAAAACCATCTGCCTTGTTGACCAAGAGGTGGAGCAGCAGAGAAGAATGGTCACTGAGCAG TTAAAGAGCTTGTTTAAGGAGCGAGAAGGAAAGGAGGCGAGATTTGCTGATACACAACCAGTTGCTCAAAGTGGATCCTCCTCAACTCAGGACTGGACTCCCACATCTCTGGTTATTAGG GCTGCAGCAGACAGGAGAAATTGGCAGCCTGGCTCGGCTTTAATGCCGGTgttggaggaggatgaggagaacGGTGACTGGTCAGGAGTGGATGAAGGGGAAGTAAAACAGGAAGCCCACGCTGAGGTAAAACCTTCAAACTGcaggtttaaaaatatatatatttaa